From the Haladaptatus sp. DJG-WS-42 genome, the window TTGTGTAATCGTAGTTTTTCCCGTCGCGGGTTCGTCGTAGGTGAGCCACACGTGCACTGATTCGCGCGGCGGCTTCGTCCGGTTCGACGCTCAAAAATATCGTCTCGTAGTTCACCATCCGCGTCCGTTACAGTCCTTCGAGCGACCGAAGTTTCTGCTCGATTTCTGGCGGGGCGGCGCTCGGCGCGTCGCGCACGCGGTGGTCTGGAATCAAAATCGGCGTCGGATTTTCGTCTAAGGCAGTCCGCACGAGCGTCATATCGTCGTCATCCTGTGGGTTCAACTCGGGCGTGAGGCGTGCCACCTTTTCGACGGTGTACTGTTCGCCGTACGGGATTTGTCGGACTGTTTCGAGCACTCTGCGGTGGGCGGTGGGCACGGTGAGCGCGATGTCAACCGTGGCGAACGACTCGTTTACGCCCTCCAGATAGGCGATAAT encodes:
- a CDS encoding MGMT family protein is translated as MDESAGIYARESDYLDRYVQIGVAGDRVISVSFPDTVDSTTSTDHPILDRIIAYLEGVNESFATVDIALTVPTAHRRVLETVRQIPYGEQYTVEKVARLTPELNPQDDDDMTLVRTALDENPTPILIPDHRVRDAPSAAPPEIEQKLRSLEGL